The segment CAGGACATCCAATAGTTCCAGGGGTAATGATTGTTGAAGGATTAGCTCAAGCTCTAGGAGTTTTAGTGTTTGAACAATATGGAGAAGAAGGGAAAGGAAAAGTACCTTATTTTGCAGCATTTGAGTCAGTTAAATTTAAAGCTCCAGTAAGACCTGGAGATCAAATGATATATGAGGCTAAAATTTTAAAACAAAGAAGAAATATTATAAAAGCAGAAGGTGTTGCTAAAGTAGATGGAAAGGTTGTAACAGAAGCAAAATTTACATTTTCAATTATGGAAAAATAATGTGTTAGGGGGAATAAAGTGGTTGAAATACATAGTACTTCTATAGTTGAAGAGGGCGCTTTAATTGGAGATAATGTAAAAATAGGACCTTTTTGCATTATTGGAAAAGATGTTAAAATTGGAGAAGGGACAACAATTCAGTCTCATACTGTTATAGAGGGAATTACTGAAATAGGAAAAAATAATACAATTTATTCTTTTGCTTCAATAGGAAAAGCATCTCAAGATTTAAAATATAAAGGAGAACCTACCAAAACTATAATAGGAGATAATAATACTATTAGAGAGTTTGTGACTATACACAGAGGAACAGATGATAGATGGGAAACAAGAATAGGAGATAACAATTTACTAATGTCTTATGTTCATGTAGCTCATGATGTTATTGTCGGTAATAATTGTATATTTTCTAATAATGCAACCCTAGCAGGTCATGTTGTAATAGGAAATTTTGTTATTGTAGGTGGATTAACTCCTGTTCATCAATTTTGTAAAATTGGTGATCATGCAATGGTTGGAGGAGCGTCTGCAGTGACCCAAGATATTTGTCCATTTATATTGGCTGATGGAAACAAAGCTGTTCCAGTAGGATTAAATAGTGTTGGTCTTAGAAGAAGAGGATTTACAGATGACGATTTAAGAACTTTAAAAAGAGCTTATAGAATTATTTTTAGAAAAAAACTTCCTTTAAAAGGAGCTTTAGCTGAATTAGAAGAAAATTATAAGGGAAATAAATCTGTTGAAAAGTTAGTTGATTTTATAAGAAATAGTAATCGGGGGATAGCTAAATAATGGAAAAAATAGGTGTAATAGTCGGAAATGGAAAATTACCTATTTGCTTTATGAAAGAAATAAAAGATATAAATAAAGATATAGAATTTTTTCCAATAGGCTTATTTGAAAGCATAGAGGAAGAGATAAAACAGCATAAAAATTTTATTAAATTTAATATAGGCCAAGTTGGTGAGATTACTAAATATTTTATAAAAAATAATATATCTAAAATTATATTTTTAGGTAAAGTAGAAAAAGAAATAATGTTCAAAGAGATACAATTAGATCAATATGGTAAAGCTATAATAGAGAGTCTTCCAGATAGGAAAGATGAGACTCTCCTTTTTGGCGTTATAAGCTTTTTTAGATTAAATAAAATAAAGGTATTGCCCCAAAATTATCTTTTGAAAGAAATATTATTTCAAGAAAAATTATACACAAAAAGTTCACCGGATAAGAATGATTTAAAAACGATTAGAGTAGGAATAGAGGCAGCTAAAAAATTAAGTGAAGTAGATGCAGGGCAAACTGTAGTATGTAAAGATTATTCAGTAATTGCATTAGAGGGAATAGAAGGAACAGATAAAGCTATTTTAAGAGGCGGAGAGTTAGGTGGTGATAATTGTATTGTTGTAAAAATGGCAAGACCTCAACAAGATATGAGAGTAGATATTCCAACAGTAGGAATAGATACAATAAAAACGCTTATAAAAATAAAAGCTAAAGGAATAGTTGGAGAAGCTGGGAAAATGATATTTATAGATAAAAATGAATCTATAAAATTAGCAAATGAAAATAATATATTTATTATGGGAATTAAACCTTAAGAGGAGAATTATGAAAATATTTGTATCTACTGGTGAGGTATCTGGAGATTTGCACCTTTCTTATTTAATAAAGAATATGTTAAAAATAGATAAAACTATTAAGTTTTATGGAGTGGCAGGGGAACATAGTAGAAAACTAGGGGTTAATATTATATATGATATTAAAGATCTAGCTGTTATGGGATTTGTAGAAGCTTTAAAAAAATATAGATTTTTAAAAGCAAAAGCAAAAGAATATTTAGAATTTATAATTGTTAATAAAGTTGATAAAGTAATCTTAGTTGATTATGGAGGATTTAACTTAGCTTTTTTAAAATTATTAAAAAGATATGCTCCTGATGTAGAAGTTTTTTATTATATTCCTCCTAAAATTTGGATTTGGGGAGAAAAAAGGATAAAGAAATTAAAGTTAGCAGATCATATTTTAGTGATTTTTCCATGGGAAGTTGAATTTTATAGATCTCATGGAGTGGAAGTTATTTATTATGGAAATCCTTTTTTTGAAAAATATTCTTACATAGAAGAAAAAGGAAAAAATATTTTATTACTTCCAGGAAGCAGGAAGCAAGAAATAGAATCTCTTTTACCAATTATGTTAGAAATAGTTGAAGAAAAAAAAGAAAGTAATTTTATTTTAAAATTACCAAACAAGAAAATTTTAGAATGGATTCATGAGGATTTGAGAAAGTATGTTAATTTAGTAATAGAATATGGTAGCTTAGAAGATAATGTGAAAAAATCTAAATTAGCAATAGCTGCTTCAGGAACAGTAACTTTAGAACTTTCTATTATGGGAATTCCTACAATAGTTTTATATAAAGTTGGAGCTATAAATGCATTTATTGCAAAGAAAATCTTAAAAGTCGGGCTAGTATCTCTTCCTAATATAGCTTTAAATGAAGAGGTGTATCCAGAATTACTTCAAGAAAGATGTGAAAAAAATGAAATTTTAAAATATATGAATATTCTTGAAAAAAATAAAGAAGAATATTATAGAAAAATAAAAAAGGTAAGAAAAAAGTTATCAGGAAGAGATATAGTTAAAAATTATGGTGACTACATATTGAGAGGGAAAATTAATGATTAAAGAAAAAATAGGACAAGTCTATAAAAGTGACTCTTTAGCAGGGTTCTTAAAATATAGTTTAAAATATAAAAAATGGTTAATGATAACGGTTTTATTATCTATTGTATCATCAGGATTAGGAACAGCTCCAGCTTGGCTTTCTAAATATTTAATAGATGATGTTTTAATTTCAAAAAATGGAAGAATGATGATGATTGTTGGTGCAGCAATTTTTATAACAACGATTTTAAAATTAATTTCAGCTTACTATGCTGAAATAACTTCTACTTATTTAACAGAAAAGATAAGAAGAGATATTAAAATAGATATATTTCAGTATTTAGAACATTTACCAATATCTTACTTTAATAAAAATAAATTAGGAGATATTATGGCAAGACTTTCAGGAGATTCATCGAGTCTTGGAAGAATAGGGTTCTTGATGTTTGATATGCTAAGAGAAGGAATAACGGTTTTAGCTTTTTTAGTCAGAATGTTTCAAGTTGATTTTTTATTAGCAACAATATCAATTACAGTTGTACCAGCTATGATAGGTATTATTAAAAAATATACTAAAAAGTTAAGAAAGTCTGGAAGAAGAAGACAGGATACCATTGGAGATGCAACAGCTTTTATGCAAGAATCTTTAGCAGGGATACAAGTTATAAAAGGATTTAATAAAATAGATGAGATAGTGGAAAAGTATAAAGGAGTAACTCAGGGTGAGATGGATAGGATATATCGTGCTAAAAAAATAAAGGCGAAGATATCACCATTAAATGAATTGTTAGCAACAATAATGATATTACTTGTTGCAGCTTACGGAGGCTACTCAATAGTTTATACTAAAAGTTTTACAGCTGGAGAGTTAGTCTCATTTATAACTGCAATAGGACTTATGCAGCAACCTTTAAAGAGGCTAGTTAAAAGAAATAGTGAATTATATGAAATATTGCCGTCAGGAGACAGGGTAATGGAAATATTTAATGAAAGTAAAGAAGTAGATACTTATTCTGATAAACCAGCAGTATTTACAGGAGAAGTAGATAAAATTTCTTTTGAGAATGTTAATTTTACATATCCAGAAAGTGAAACAAAAGTATTAAAAGATATATCTTTTGAAGTTGGCAAGGGGGAAGTAGTTGCTTTTGTAGGAAGTAGTGGCAGTGGGAAAACTACTTTAGTGAATATGATTCCTAGATTTTATGATGTTGATTCAGGAAAGATAAAAATTAATGAAGTAAATGTTAAAGATTATTCATTAAAACAGTATAGATCTCATATAGGAATGGTTCCTCAAGATACATTTTTATTTAGTGGAACAATAGCTGAAAATATTGCTTTTGGAAAAGAAAATATAGGGATGGAAAAAATTATGGAAGCTGCAAAAATGGCAAATGCTTATGAATTTATTTGTAGTTTAGAGAAAGGCTTTGAAACTGAAGTAGGAGAGCGTGGAGTATTACTTTCAGGAGGTCAAAAGCAGAGGATAGCTATAGCAAGAGCCTTAATTCAAAATCCATCTATAATGATATTGGACGAAGCAACTTCAGCATTAGATACTGAATCTGAAAAATTGGTCCAAGAAGCATTGGATAAGTTAATGATAGGAAGAACTACTTTTGTTATAGCTCATAGACTTTCTACAATTATTTCTTCAGATAAAATAATTGTTATGAATAAAGGAAAAATAGTTGAGATTGGGAAACATGAGGAATTATTATCTAAAAATGGAGTATACACAAATTTATACAATATACAATTTAAAGGGAGAAAAGTAAATGGAAAGAATAGTTAGAGAAGATGGAAGAGAAGTTGATAATACTAGAAAAGTTAATGTAATAAGAAATTATACAATGCATGCAGAAGGATCAGTTTTAATTTCATTTGGAAATACAAAAGTAATATGTACAGCTTCTATTTCTGATAGAGTTCCACCTTTTTTAAGAAATCAAGGAAAAGGATGGATAACTGCAGAGTATTCTATGCTGCCTAGAGCAACAGGAGAAAGAAATAATAGAGAGTCAGCTAGAGGAAAACTTACTGGAAGAACAATGGAAATACAAAGATTAATAGGAAGAGCTTTAAGAGCATGTATAGATTTAGATAAAATTGGAGAAAGAACAATAACTATCGATTGTGATGTTATTCAAGCTGATGGAGGAACAAGAACAGCATCAATTACTGGGGGATATATTGCTTTAGCTATGGCTATAGAAAGAATGCTCAAAGCTGGGAAATTAAAACAAAATCCTTTGAAGTCTAAGATAGCAGCAATTAGTGTAGGAGTTGTAAGTGGGATACCTATGCTAGATTTGAAATATACTGAAGATTCAGCAGCAGAAGTAGATATGAATGTTGTTATGAATGACAAAGGTGAATTTATAGAAGTTCAAGGAACAGGAGAAGAAGCAACTTATTCTAGAAAAGAATTAAATCAACTTTTAGATTTAGCAGAAATAGGTTTAAAAGAGTTATTTGAAGTTCAAACTCAAACATTACATGATGAATTTTCTATATTTGAGTAGGAGGAAAATATGAGAATATTTTTAGCTACAGGAAATAAAAATAAAATAAAAGAAATTGAAAAAATATTTAATGTTGAAGGAATTGAGATTTTATCTATAAATGATGGTATTAATATTCCTGATGTTAAAGAAGATGG is part of the Fusobacterium sp. JB019 genome and harbors:
- the fabZ gene encoding 3-hydroxyacyl-ACP dehydratase FabZ yields the protein MLDTLEIMKRIPHRYPFLLVDRILEVNLEEKTVVGLKNVTINEEFFNGHFPGHPIVPGVMIVEGLAQALGVLVFEQYGEEGKGKVPYFAAFESVKFKAPVRPGDQMIYEAKILKQRRNIIKAEGVAKVDGKVVTEAKFTFSIMEK
- the lpxA gene encoding acyl-ACP--UDP-N-acetylglucosamine O-acyltransferase, whose translation is MVEIHSTSIVEEGALIGDNVKIGPFCIIGKDVKIGEGTTIQSHTVIEGITEIGKNNTIYSFASIGKASQDLKYKGEPTKTIIGDNNTIREFVTIHRGTDDRWETRIGDNNLLMSYVHVAHDVIVGNNCIFSNNATLAGHVVIGNFVIVGGLTPVHQFCKIGDHAMVGGASAVTQDICPFILADGNKAVPVGLNSVGLRRRGFTDDDLRTLKRAYRIIFRKKLPLKGALAELEENYKGNKSVEKLVDFIRNSNRGIAK
- the lpxI gene encoding UDP-2,3-diacylglucosamine diphosphatase LpxI (LpxI, functionally equivalent to LpxH, replaces it in LPS biosynthesis in a minority of bacteria.), whose translation is MEKIGVIVGNGKLPICFMKEIKDINKDIEFFPIGLFESIEEEIKQHKNFIKFNIGQVGEITKYFIKNNISKIIFLGKVEKEIMFKEIQLDQYGKAIIESLPDRKDETLLFGVISFFRLNKIKVLPQNYLLKEILFQEKLYTKSSPDKNDLKTIRVGIEAAKKLSEVDAGQTVVCKDYSVIALEGIEGTDKAILRGGELGGDNCIVVKMARPQQDMRVDIPTVGIDTIKTLIKIKAKGIVGEAGKMIFIDKNESIKLANENNIFIMGIKP
- the lpxB gene encoding lipid-A-disaccharide synthase yields the protein MKIFVSTGEVSGDLHLSYLIKNMLKIDKTIKFYGVAGEHSRKLGVNIIYDIKDLAVMGFVEALKKYRFLKAKAKEYLEFIIVNKVDKVILVDYGGFNLAFLKLLKRYAPDVEVFYYIPPKIWIWGEKRIKKLKLADHILVIFPWEVEFYRSHGVEVIYYGNPFFEKYSYIEEKGKNILLLPGSRKQEIESLLPIMLEIVEEKKESNFILKLPNKKILEWIHEDLRKYVNLVIEYGSLEDNVKKSKLAIAASGTVTLELSIMGIPTIVLYKVGAINAFIAKKILKVGLVSLPNIALNEEVYPELLQERCEKNEILKYMNILEKNKEEYYRKIKKVRKKLSGRDIVKNYGDYILRGKIND
- a CDS encoding ABC transporter ATP-binding protein — translated: MIKEKIGQVYKSDSLAGFLKYSLKYKKWLMITVLLSIVSSGLGTAPAWLSKYLIDDVLISKNGRMMMIVGAAIFITTILKLISAYYAEITSTYLTEKIRRDIKIDIFQYLEHLPISYFNKNKLGDIMARLSGDSSSLGRIGFLMFDMLREGITVLAFLVRMFQVDFLLATISITVVPAMIGIIKKYTKKLRKSGRRRQDTIGDATAFMQESLAGIQVIKGFNKIDEIVEKYKGVTQGEMDRIYRAKKIKAKISPLNELLATIMILLVAAYGGYSIVYTKSFTAGELVSFITAIGLMQQPLKRLVKRNSELYEILPSGDRVMEIFNESKEVDTYSDKPAVFTGEVDKISFENVNFTYPESETKVLKDISFEVGKGEVVAFVGSSGSGKTTLVNMIPRFYDVDSGKIKINEVNVKDYSLKQYRSHIGMVPQDTFLFSGTIAENIAFGKENIGMEKIMEAAKMANAYEFICSLEKGFETEVGERGVLLSGGQKQRIAIARALIQNPSIMILDEATSALDTESEKLVQEALDKLMIGRTTFVIAHRLSTIISSDKIIVMNKGKIVEIGKHEELLSKNGVYTNLYNIQFKGRKVNGKNS
- the rph gene encoding ribonuclease PH; its protein translation is MERIVREDGREVDNTRKVNVIRNYTMHAEGSVLISFGNTKVICTASISDRVPPFLRNQGKGWITAEYSMLPRATGERNNRESARGKLTGRTMEIQRLIGRALRACIDLDKIGERTITIDCDVIQADGGTRTASITGGYIALAMAIERMLKAGKLKQNPLKSKIAAISVGVVSGIPMLDLKYTEDSAAEVDMNVVMNDKGEFIEVQGTGEEATYSRKELNQLLDLAEIGLKELFEVQTQTLHDEFSIFE